A stretch of Amycolatopsis balhimycina FH 1894 DNA encodes these proteins:
- a CDS encoding GNAT family N-acetyltransferase, whose product MTGLITGSRVRLRPAAASDAARFEEILSHPEVARWWADAEEPVATQVSYLLDPDEGTTTYAVEHDDVVVGIELAFEEADPQYRHAGIDIAVHPDWQGRGLGSDAIRALAEHLFTVRGHHRLVIDPAADNKAAIRLYESLGFRPVGTMRSYERGPDGSWHDGLLMDLLVDDLVPVAALSGS is encoded by the coding sequence ATGACCGGCCTGATCACCGGAAGCCGTGTCCGGCTGCGGCCTGCCGCCGCCTCGGACGCCGCCCGGTTCGAGGAGATCCTGTCGCACCCCGAAGTCGCCCGCTGGTGGGCGGACGCCGAAGAGCCGGTGGCCACCCAGGTGTCCTACCTGCTGGACCCGGACGAAGGCACCACGACCTACGCCGTCGAGCACGACGACGTCGTCGTGGGGATCGAGCTCGCCTTCGAGGAGGCCGATCCCCAGTACCGGCACGCCGGGATCGACATCGCGGTGCACCCCGACTGGCAGGGCCGTGGCCTCGGCTCCGACGCCATCCGCGCGCTCGCCGAACACCTGTTCACGGTGCGTGGGCACCACCGGCTGGTGATCGACCCCGCCGCCGACAACAAGGCGGCGATCCGGCTCTACGAGTCGCTCGGCTTCCGGCCGGTCGGCACGATGCGCTCCTACGAGCGCGGCCCGGACGGCAGCTGGCACGACGGCCTGCTGATGGACCTGCTGGTGGACGACCTGGTGCCGGTGGCCGCGCTCAGCGGCTCGTGA
- a CDS encoding RHS repeat-associated core domain-containing protein, protein MANPLVAETKDSTKAYSGISLLESANDLKSAIESGDWASVAMGAVGTALDALSMAMDPFGAILAAGVGWLIEHVGPLKEALNGLTGNADEIAAQSETWKNIATELGSIGEDLTGMVKTDTASWTGTAGDAYRQRAQDTVTLLTTAQKGCEGASSGVKTAGEVVAAVRALVRDIIAELIGHLISWALQVVFTLGIGMTWVVPQVINAVAKTASKIANLVKRLVTALKALMPLLKRAGDLFGDAAKALRNIKPGKAAPPPKHADIKGNPKGLDDGPKGNGGPPPKTDPPPKTDPPPKTDPPPKGDDSTSAAGAKADPPPKTDPPPASKGPEDSPKSPDPTPDGPTGSRGLDGPGSGGKGKGKDNSPPPLKDEKPNPRSQDNTRCVTDPIDVSTGQMVMSEVDAEFLGVLPLAVERTHFSSHRAGRWFGASWVSTLDQRLAVDDAGLTFAAADGTIQKFPYPLVGVWTTSDQGPERRLTRTDDGGYLIEDFERAHVLYFAPGGPELPLTSVGDRHGNRIEFAHDSRGVPTEIRHSGGYTVRVETAGGLVAALHAVAADGTEVELLRYGYTDGELTAVTNSTGQAFRYTYDPAGRITAWTDRNGEWYRYTYDQHGRCVRTEGAGGFFTGTLAYDTENRVTHSTDSLGHRTEFHLNEAGQVVKEVGPAGGAIVNEWDAHDRLLRQTDQLGRTTAYAYDDAGHLVTITRPDGAEITFERNRFGLPLTMTEAPGVVTRWEYDERGSLTAVTDPAGATTRYAYDGEGNVSAVTDALGNTLLVETDASGLPVATTDPLGRVTRYERDLFGRIRAITDPSGSVERFGYTVDGRLAWHRHPSGAVERWIFDGEGNSVAYTDAAGAVTRAETTHFDLPAAEIRPDGSRVEFAYDTMLRLTAVTNEQGLVWRYEYDAAGNLVRETDFAGTAVDYRYDAAGQLVARTHAGETTTFRHDLAGNVVEHICGPVTTRYTYSTVGHLLEADDGRTRVTFQRDAAGRVTAETVNGRTVESGYDALGRRVRRRTPSGAESVWEYDALDQPVAVHTGGRTLRFEHDHAGREVRRALDSGAAISQAWTPDAQLLSQTITAATGQLSQQRSYAYRPDGALTGVQDRLTGPRGFTLDQRARVVGVQAPRWSERYAYDAAGNVTDAVWPASGSQDALGPRSFAGTVVRTAGRTRFTHDDRGRLVLRETETAGTWQYAWGPQDRLAGVRTPDGTQWRYTYDPLGRRIGKERLGPDGTSVAERVEFTWDDQVLVEQAHSDATGIRVTVWDYEPDGFQPLIQRERQFRSPQELLGEQFHLVVADPSGAPAELVDDRGTVAWFSRLSLWGATVEETRTGAGTPLRFAGQYFDAESGLHYNFFRYYDPSTGRYASPDPIGLGAGPNPHAYVENPHAWVDPLGLAPQSCKNGGTSAQGAAGGPSGQKPKLTIKTNVPNNVVTEHSPGGRLYQQMSPAGKYGAKKPGTNAQKYDRRTAAGYENPKHDHGKMLPLWEDAALSPVPGGKKPDKKWLMDPNRRFDTKQPGENYTGASGNEIKGHKNGVLGHDEAAGSNWNREGKDRTREENLKHNRETSTYHGIESKERSNASGAHEDRYMSPRPGDGANRAYWDRNDPNFAKQGGPWHTWQEVPGGAKPPAAGPQAGPSGSGPVHSPISPDGAPPAKRPRRDDSDTDMGD, encoded by the coding sequence TGCCGTCGGCACGGCCCTGGACGCGCTGTCGATGGCGATGGATCCCTTCGGCGCGATCCTGGCGGCCGGGGTCGGCTGGCTGATCGAGCACGTCGGGCCGTTGAAGGAAGCGCTCAACGGGCTGACCGGCAATGCCGATGAGATCGCCGCGCAGTCGGAGACGTGGAAGAACATCGCCACCGAGCTGGGCAGCATCGGCGAGGACCTGACCGGGATGGTCAAGACCGACACCGCGTCGTGGACGGGGACCGCCGGGGACGCCTACCGGCAGCGGGCGCAGGACACGGTGACGCTGCTGACCACGGCTCAGAAGGGCTGCGAGGGCGCCTCCAGCGGGGTCAAAACCGCTGGTGAAGTCGTCGCGGCCGTGCGGGCGTTGGTGCGGGACATCATCGCGGAGCTGATCGGTCACCTGATCAGCTGGGCACTGCAGGTGGTGTTCACCCTGGGCATCGGGATGACCTGGGTCGTCCCGCAGGTGATCAACGCGGTGGCGAAGACGGCGTCGAAGATCGCGAACCTGGTCAAGCGGCTGGTGACGGCGTTGAAGGCGCTGATGCCGCTGCTGAAGCGGGCCGGCGATCTGTTCGGTGACGCGGCGAAGGCGTTGCGGAACATCAAGCCGGGCAAGGCCGCGCCGCCGCCGAAGCACGCCGACATCAAGGGCAACCCCAAGGGGCTCGACGACGGCCCGAAGGGCAATGGCGGGCCGCCCCCGAAGACCGACCCGCCACCCAAGACCGACCCGCCCCCGAAGACCGACCCGCCGCCCAAGGGCGACGACAGCACCAGTGCGGCGGGCGCGAAGGCCGACCCGCCACCCAAGACCGACCCGCCACCGGCGTCGAAGGGGCCCGAAGACTCCCCGAAGAGCCCGGACCCCACGCCCGACGGCCCGACCGGATCGCGCGGGCTCGACGGACCCGGTTCGGGTGGCAAGGGCAAGGGCAAGGACAACAGCCCACCGCCGCTGAAGGACGAGAAGCCGAACCCGCGGTCGCAGGACAACACGCGGTGCGTGACCGACCCGATCGACGTCTCCACCGGCCAGATGGTGATGAGCGAGGTCGACGCCGAGTTCCTCGGTGTGCTGCCCCTGGCCGTCGAGCGGACGCACTTCTCGTCCCACCGGGCCGGCCGCTGGTTCGGCGCGAGCTGGGTGTCCACATTGGACCAGCGGCTGGCGGTCGACGACGCCGGCCTGACCTTCGCCGCGGCCGACGGGACGATCCAGAAGTTCCCGTACCCGCTCGTCGGTGTCTGGACCACCAGTGACCAGGGGCCCGAGCGGCGCCTGACCCGCACCGACGACGGTGGCTACCTGATCGAGGACTTCGAGCGGGCGCACGTGCTGTACTTCGCCCCTGGCGGACCGGAACTGCCGCTGACCTCGGTCGGCGACCGGCACGGCAACCGGATCGAGTTCGCCCACGACTCCCGCGGCGTGCCCACCGAGATCCGGCACAGCGGCGGCTACACCGTCCGCGTGGAGACGGCCGGTGGGCTGGTCGCGGCGCTGCACGCGGTCGCCGCCGACGGCACCGAGGTCGAGCTCCTGCGCTACGGCTACACCGATGGCGAGCTCACCGCGGTCACCAACAGCACCGGACAGGCGTTCCGCTACACCTACGACCCGGCGGGGCGGATCACCGCCTGGACCGACCGCAACGGCGAGTGGTACCGCTACACCTACGACCAGCACGGACGCTGTGTCCGCACCGAAGGCGCCGGCGGGTTCTTCACCGGCACGTTGGCGTACGACACCGAAAACCGCGTCACCCACTCCACGGATTCCCTGGGCCACCGCACCGAGTTCCACCTGAACGAAGCCGGGCAGGTGGTCAAGGAGGTCGGCCCCGCCGGCGGCGCGATCGTCAACGAGTGGGACGCCCACGACCGGCTCCTGCGCCAGACCGACCAGCTGGGCCGCACGACCGCCTACGCCTACGACGACGCGGGCCACCTCGTCACCATCACCCGGCCGGACGGCGCCGAGATCACCTTCGAGCGCAACCGGTTCGGCCTGCCGCTGACGATGACCGAAGCACCCGGGGTGGTCACGCGCTGGGAGTACGACGAGCGCGGCAGCCTCACCGCGGTGACCGATCCGGCCGGCGCCACCACCCGGTACGCCTACGACGGCGAGGGGAACGTCTCGGCCGTCACCGACGCGCTGGGCAACACCCTGCTCGTCGAGACGGACGCCAGTGGCCTGCCGGTCGCGACCACCGACCCGCTCGGCCGCGTGACCCGGTACGAGCGCGACCTGTTCGGCCGGATCCGGGCCATCACCGACCCGTCGGGGAGCGTGGAGCGCTTCGGCTACACGGTCGACGGCCGGCTCGCGTGGCACCGGCACCCGAGCGGCGCCGTCGAGCGGTGGATCTTCGACGGCGAAGGCAACAGCGTCGCGTACACCGACGCGGCCGGGGCGGTCACCCGGGCCGAGACCACGCACTTCGACCTGCCCGCGGCGGAGATCCGCCCGGACGGCAGCCGCGTCGAATTCGCCTACGACACCATGCTGCGGCTCACCGCCGTCACGAACGAGCAGGGGCTCGTCTGGCGCTACGAGTACGACGCGGCCGGCAACCTGGTGCGCGAGACGGACTTCGCCGGCACAGCGGTGGACTACCGCTACGACGCCGCCGGGCAGCTCGTCGCCCGGACGCACGCCGGGGAGACGACGACCTTCCGCCACGACCTGGCCGGCAACGTCGTCGAGCACATCTGCGGGCCGGTCACGACGCGGTACACCTACAGCACCGTGGGGCACCTCCTGGAAGCCGACGACGGCCGGACGCGGGTGACGTTCCAGCGGGACGCCGCGGGCCGGGTCACCGCCGAAACGGTGAACGGCCGCACGGTCGAGTCGGGCTACGACGCACTAGGCCGCCGGGTCCGGCGCCGGACGCCGTCCGGCGCCGAGAGCGTCTGGGAGTACGACGCGCTGGACCAGCCGGTCGCCGTGCACACGGGCGGCCGGACCCTGCGGTTCGAACACGACCACGCCGGCCGCGAGGTCCGGCGCGCGCTCGACTCCGGCGCGGCGATCAGCCAGGCGTGGACACCGGACGCGCAGCTGCTCTCGCAGACGATCACCGCCGCGACGGGGCAGCTCAGCCAGCAGCGTTCCTACGCGTACCGGCCGGACGGCGCGCTGACCGGCGTCCAGGACCGGCTCACCGGGCCGCGCGGGTTCACCCTGGACCAGCGTGCCCGCGTCGTCGGCGTGCAGGCGCCGCGCTGGTCCGAGCGGTACGCCTACGACGCGGCGGGCAACGTCACCGACGCCGTCTGGCCGGCTTCGGGCAGCCAGGACGCGCTCGGGCCGCGGTCGTTCGCCGGCACGGTGGTCCGGACGGCCGGGCGGACCCGTTTCACGCACGACGACCGGGGCCGTCTCGTGCTCCGGGAGACCGAGACGGCGGGGACCTGGCAGTACGCCTGGGGCCCGCAGGACCGGCTCGCCGGGGTGCGGACCCCGGACGGCACCCAGTGGCGGTACACCTACGACCCGCTGGGCAGGCGGATCGGCAAGGAACGGCTCGGCCCGGACGGCACGAGCGTTGCCGAGCGCGTCGAGTTCACCTGGGACGACCAGGTCCTGGTCGAGCAGGCCCACTCGGACGCCACCGGCATCCGGGTCACCGTGTGGGACTACGAGCCGGACGGCTTCCAGCCGCTGATCCAGCGGGAACGGCAGTTCCGCTCGCCGCAGGAGCTGCTCGGCGAGCAGTTCCACCTGGTCGTGGCCGACCCGTCGGGCGCGCCGGCCGAGCTGGTCGACGACCGCGGCACCGTCGCCTGGTTCTCGCGGCTGAGCCTGTGGGGCGCGACCGTCGAGGAGACCCGCACGGGGGCGGGCACGCCCCTGCGGTTCGCCGGGCAGTACTTCGACGCCGAGAGCGGGCTGCACTACAACTTCTTCCGGTACTACGACCCGTCGACCGGGCGGTACGCCAGCCCGGACCCGATCGGCCTCGGCGCCGGGCCCAACCCGCACGCCTACGTCGAGAACCCGCACGCGTGGGTCGACCCGCTCGGGCTCGCACCCCAGAGCTGCAAGAACGGCGGCACGAGCGCGCAGGGCGCCGCGGGTGGTCCGAGCGGCCAGAAGCCGAAGCTGACGATCAAGACGAACGTCCCGAACAACGTCGTCACGGAGCACTCGCCGGGCGGACGGCTCTACCAGCAGATGTCGCCGGCCGGGAAGTACGGCGCGAAGAAACCCGGGACCAACGCGCAGAAGTACGACCGGCGCACCGCGGCCGGGTACGAGAATCCCAAGCACGACCACGGCAAGATGCTCCCGCTGTGGGAAGACGCGGCGCTTTCGCCGGTTCCGGGTGGGAAGAAGCCGGACAAGAAGTGGCTGATGGACCCGAACCGGCGCTTCGACACCAAGCAGCCCGGTGAGAACTACACGGGTGCGAGCGGCAACGAGATCAAGGGCCACAAGAACGGCGTGCTCGGGCACGACGAGGCCGCGGGCTCGAACTGGAACCGGGAAGGGAAGGACCGGACCCGGGAGGAAAACCTCAAGCACAACCGCGAGACGAGCACCTACCACGGCATCGAGTCCAAGGAGCGGTCCAACGCGAGTGGCGCGCACGAGGACCGCTACATGAGCCCGCGCCCGGGCGACGGCGCGAATCGCGCGTACTGGGACCGCAACGACCCCAACTTCGCGAAGCAGGGTGGCCCTTGGCACACCTGGCAGGAGGTTCCCGGTGGCGCGAAGCCGCCGGCCGCCGGCCCGCAGGCGGGCCCGTCCGGCTCGGGCCCGGTGCACTCGCCGATCTCGCCGGACGGCGCCCCGCCGGCCAAGCGGCCGCGGCGGGACGACTCGGACACCGACATGGGTGACTGA